In a genomic window of Gloeocapsopsis dulcis:
- a CDS encoding site-2 protease family protein: MSITSESSIVGLIVLAAFTILGWGFYRARPYGKLGVIAWLQSVVLMAPWLLFFGLFATGIYINIVGILFLLVASAAVYIFLGRQLRAAGQDAILRSRATERLANADATQNDSQTEDIPPQLQPEVVSIAEEDLGAIRNIFGIDTFFATETIPYQEGIIFKGNLRGEPEAVFQKLSSNLQQQLGDRYRLFLVENLDGKPVVIVLPSRNDPQPTNVAQTILAVVLLITTIATCLEAGGILLGFDFLTNLQRFQEPLPIAAGILAVLLTHELGHRVLARRYQVRLSPPFFLPTLQIGAFGAITRFQSILPNRQVLFDVAFAGPAFGGILSFTLLVLGFVLSRPESLFQVPTEFFQGSILVGAIARAILGSALQQNVVAVHPLTVIGWLGLVITALNLMPAGQLDGGRIVQAIYGRKTAGRTTIATLIVLAIASFANPLALYWAVVIVFLQRDLERPSQNELTEPDDARAALGLLALFLMVATLLPLTPALAGRLGIGG; the protein is encoded by the coding sequence ATGTCTATAACATCCGAATCTTCTATAGTCGGGCTGATTGTATTAGCAGCTTTCACCATATTGGGCTGGGGCTTTTATCGCGCTAGACCTTACGGCAAACTAGGAGTCATAGCTTGGTTACAGTCAGTGGTATTAATGGCTCCTTGGCTATTGTTTTTTGGTTTATTTGCTACTGGGATTTATATCAATATTGTCGGGATCTTGTTTTTGTTAGTTGCTTCAGCTGCAGTATATATTTTTTTAGGAAGGCAGCTAAGAGCAGCTGGTCAAGATGCTATCTTGCGATCGCGGGCAACTGAACGACTTGCTAATGCTGATGCAACTCAAAACGACTCTCAAACAGAAGATATTCCACCACAACTACAACCCGAGGTTGTCTCGATTGCTGAAGAAGACTTGGGAGCAATACGTAATATTTTTGGGATCGATACTTTTTTTGCTACGGAAACCATTCCTTATCAAGAAGGAATTATCTTCAAAGGTAATCTACGGGGAGAGCCAGAAGCTGTTTTTCAAAAATTAAGCAGCAATCTCCAGCAGCAATTAGGCGATCGCTATCGTTTATTTTTAGTTGAAAACCTTGATGGTAAGCCTGTTGTTATTGTTCTTCCTAGCCGTAACGATCCCCAGCCTACCAACGTAGCGCAAACAATTTTGGCAGTTGTCTTACTCATCACCACGATCGCAACCTGTCTCGAAGCTGGAGGAATTCTCCTAGGCTTTGATTTCTTGACAAATCTACAGCGATTTCAAGAACCCTTACCGATTGCAGCAGGTATTTTAGCAGTTTTACTAACACACGAACTCGGTCATCGGGTACTCGCACGGCGTTATCAAGTGCGGCTCAGTCCACCATTTTTTCTACCAACTCTGCAAATTGGTGCTTTCGGTGCAATTACTCGCTTTCAGTCAATCTTACCTAACCGGCAAGTCTTGTTTGATGTTGCTTTTGCTGGACCTGCGTTTGGTGGTATTTTATCGTTTACTTTGTTAGTTCTTGGTTTTGTACTTTCTCGTCCGGAAAGTTTATTTCAAGTGCCAACCGAGTTTTTCCAAGGTTCTATTTTAGTAGGTGCAATCGCTCGCGCGATCTTAGGTTCGGCGCTGCAACAAAATGTCGTCGCGGTTCATCCACTAACGGTCATTGGTTGGTTAGGTTTGGTCATTACAGCGTTAAACTTAATGCCAGCAGGACAACTCGATGGTGGTCGAATTGTGCAAGCAATTTATGGACGTAAAACTGCTGGACGCACGACGATCGCAACATTAATTGTGTTAGCGATCGCTTCCTTTGCTAATCCTCTAGCTTTATACTGGGCAGTTGTCATTGTCTTCTTACAACGCGATTTAGAACGCCCTAGCCAAAATGAACTGACTGAACCCGACGATGCCCGCGCCGCTTTAGGATTATTGGCTTTATTTTTAATGGTTGCTACGCTTTTACCTCTTACTCCCGCCTTAGCAGGACGTCTGGGGATCGGTGGGTGA
- a CDS encoding GumC family protein has protein sequence MNHIVNIIRRHWMPLLLLNGVILAGTLYAVIYTKTNVAPVWKASAKLNLPQSTSRLDTNLGTLGQLQNSALGFTRELNPLQIQMTILTSDTVMERALAVDPEKSLYARLSDYKLAFSATPQEQSTIINLQVKASSPEIAQKRLSNLINIYQLRLNELRHQDTNVRKQFSQTDLDDAQAQLAKAQAQLANFQQSTGLTEVTEQTRALIAQQRELRTTYTNVLSQAQANQAQAQAASQRLGINAQQAMNSLRLGENREYQAIRQKLSDAETALAEARSRYTDESPQVQSLLSQREELMQIMNQQIAIAAPGASANQIDPTLGGNGTRDSRIEMIAELIRAQNNASGLQQQASQIASGINRVNAELNHITQNRSQLINLQRQYEIAEGVYKSILGQVEQTKTNPFSVYPNVQTLDAPAIDPKPEEPSKRAIALGGILAGLFGSISLIFFLETRNPMLRPKDLEQVEFPVLGRISRLKRADIERNLSGEVAIELQRLASAVLMLEHQRLLITSPTSGEGKTTVTLGLALALVNFGFRVLIVDGDLRQAELSRRLGQLQKQPKNGQQTPVSVCLGLDLLPAPNLSKAKIPEYFARGKFQQNLDQVQAEGAYDYVLVDSPPIGLASETNLMSSVVRNVLFVVRAGQSDRYAVMDGFEQLTQHHAQIMGLVVNYVEPKDVGYRYGRQRELMETEA, from the coding sequence ATGAACCACATAGTCAATATCATCCGCAGACACTGGATGCCCTTGTTACTATTGAACGGTGTCATCCTTGCTGGCACACTTTATGCTGTCATCTATACAAAGACAAATGTTGCTCCTGTATGGAAGGCGAGCGCCAAGTTAAATCTTCCCCAATCAACAAGTCGGTTGGATACTAATTTAGGAACTTTAGGTCAACTGCAAAATTCGGCGTTAGGATTCACGAGAGAGCTTAATCCTTTACAGATTCAAATGACAATTTTAACCAGCGATACTGTAATGGAACGGGCGCTTGCTGTTGATCCAGAGAAAAGCTTGTATGCACGACTCAGTGATTACAAGTTGGCATTTAGTGCAACACCGCAAGAGCAATCAACAATTATCAATTTACAAGTTAAAGCCTCTAGCCCAGAGATTGCTCAAAAGCGATTAAGTAACCTGATCAATATTTATCAGCTTCGTCTTAACGAACTGCGCCATCAAGATACAAATGTGCGTAAGCAATTTTCCCAAACTGATTTAGACGACGCTCAAGCGCAGTTAGCAAAAGCGCAGGCGCAGTTAGCCAATTTTCAACAATCGACTGGGCTAACTGAAGTTACAGAGCAAACAAGAGCGTTGATAGCTCAACAGCGTGAGTTAAGAACAACATATACCAATGTGTTATCACAAGCACAAGCAAATCAAGCTCAGGCACAAGCAGCTTCGCAACGTTTGGGAATCAACGCGCAACAGGCAATGAATTCACTCCGCCTAGGAGAAAACAGAGAATACCAAGCGATTCGCCAAAAACTTTCGGATGCTGAAACTGCTTTGGCAGAAGCACGGAGTCGGTACACAGATGAAAGTCCGCAAGTACAATCGTTGCTGTCTCAACGCGAAGAGTTGATGCAGATTATGAACCAACAGATTGCGATCGCAGCTCCAGGAGCAAGTGCCAATCAAATAGATCCGACGCTGGGTGGTAATGGAACTCGCGACAGCCGTATTGAAATGATTGCTGAACTAATTCGAGCGCAAAATAATGCTTCTGGATTACAGCAACAAGCTAGTCAAATTGCCAGTGGGATTAATCGCGTCAACGCGGAACTCAACCATATTACTCAAAATAGATCGCAACTGATAAACTTGCAGCGGCAGTATGAGATTGCCGAGGGAGTGTACAAGAGTATTCTTGGTCAAGTTGAACAAACAAAAACAAATCCCTTCAGCGTGTATCCTAACGTTCAAACTTTGGATGCTCCTGCGATCGATCCTAAACCTGAAGAACCGAGCAAACGCGCAATCGCATTAGGTGGTATCTTAGCAGGATTATTTGGCAGTATCAGCTTAATTTTCTTCCTAGAAACACGCAATCCTATGCTGCGTCCTAAAGACCTGGAACAAGTGGAATTCCCTGTTTTGGGGCGGATTTCCCGTCTCAAACGCGCCGATATAGAACGAAATTTGTCGGGTGAGGTGGCAATCGAGCTACAACGGCTTGCTTCTGCTGTTTTGATGTTGGAGCATCAACGTTTGTTAATCACTAGTCCTACCTCGGGTGAAGGTAAGACTACAGTCACTTTGGGACTGGCTTTAGCCTTGGTTAACTTTGGTTTTCGCGTGTTGATTGTCGATGGCGATCTGCGACAAGCTGAACTCAGTCGGCGCTTGGGACAATTGCAAAAGCAACCTAAGAATGGTCAACAAACACCAGTTTCGGTATGTTTAGGGTTGGACTTATTGCCAGCACCTAATTTATCAAAAGCCAAAATTCCCGAATACTTTGCGCGTGGTAAATTTCAGCAGAATTTAGACCAGGTTCAAGCAGAAGGTGCTTACGATTATGTCCTTGTTGATAGTCCACCAATTGGTTTAGCGAGTGAAACAAACTTGATGAGTTCAGTCGTGCGTAATGTCCTATTTGTGGTACGCGCAGGTCAGAGCGATCGCTATGCAGTCATGGACGGCTTTGAACAACTCACACAGCATCATGCCCAAATTATGGGGCTAGTGGTTAACTATGTTGAACCCAAAGATGTTGGCTATCGCTATGGACGTCAACGCGAATTAATGGAAACCGAGGCGTAG
- a CDS encoding glycoside hydrolase family 10 protein encodes MLKLNHRSQYLCFLLFIVSLTATLIFAPTFSQKTIASTHSHPTTELRGVWLTNIDSDVLFESDHLKNAIQRLHQLNFNTIYPTVWNWGYTLYPSRVAQRVIGRSLDPTPGLQKRDVLSEIVQQAHQKGMAAIPWFEFGFMAPADSLLAQRHPQWLTSRRDGSKIWQEGTHERVWLNPFRADVQQFILDLIVEIVGNYDVDGIQFDDHFGLPSEFGYDAYTVTLYQKEHQGQSPPSDPQDVEWVRWRADKITNYMQRVFHTVKARKQKCLISVSPNPQRVSYDLFLADWQKWERKGFIEELILQVYRNDINVFISELQYPEVIAAQRHIPVSVGILSGLKNRHVPIKQVQEQVAEVRRHKFAGVSFFFYETLWNLSREKSSDRQSVFQRLFSPATRRPNIYKGWKRS; translated from the coding sequence ATGCTTAAGTTAAACCACCGATCGCAATATTTATGTTTTTTGCTATTTATTGTGAGCTTGACCGCTACTTTGATATTTGCTCCTACATTCTCTCAAAAGACTATTGCTAGCACTCACAGTCATCCTACAACTGAGTTACGGGGTGTTTGGTTAACAAATATAGATAGTGATGTTTTATTTGAGAGCGATCACCTCAAAAATGCAATCCAGCGTTTGCATCAACTTAATTTCAATACAATCTATCCTACAGTGTGGAATTGGGGTTATACACTTTATCCTAGCCGAGTTGCTCAACGTGTCATTGGGCGATCGCTTGATCCCACACCAGGGCTACAAAAACGCGATGTTTTAAGCGAAATTGTGCAACAAGCACATCAAAAAGGGATGGCGGCGATTCCTTGGTTTGAGTTTGGTTTTATGGCACCAGCTGATTCACTCCTTGCCCAGCGTCATCCTCAATGGCTTACAAGTCGCCGTGATGGCAGTAAAATTTGGCAAGAAGGAACCCACGAACGCGTATGGTTAAATCCCTTCCGCGCTGATGTACAGCAGTTTATTTTGGACTTGATTGTCGAAATTGTTGGTAATTACGATGTAGATGGCATTCAGTTTGACGATCACTTTGGTTTACCATCAGAGTTTGGTTACGATGCTTACACTGTAACTCTCTACCAAAAAGAACACCAAGGTCAAAGCCCTCCCAGCGATCCCCAAGATGTAGAGTGGGTGAGGTGGCGCGCTGACAAAATTACAAACTACATGCAGCGAGTCTTTCATACCGTCAAGGCTAGGAAGCAGAAGTGCTTAATTTCTGTATCGCCAAATCCGCAACGAGTTTCTTATGACTTATTTCTAGCAGACTGGCAGAAATGGGAACGAAAAGGATTCATTGAAGAACTCATCTTGCAGGTATATCGCAACGATATTAATGTCTTTATTAGTGAACTACAGTATCCAGAAGTCATTGCTGCCCAACGACATATCCCAGTCAGTGTGGGAATTTTAAGTGGACTGAAAAATCGTCACGTTCCCATCAAGCAGGTGCAAGAGCAAGTTGCAGAAGTGCGCCGACACAAATTTGCCGGAGTTTCCTTCTTCTTTTATGAAACCCTGTGGAATCTTTCGCGGGAAAAATCAAGCGATCGCCAATCTGTCTTCCAAAGACTTTTCTCACCAGCAACACGGCGACCAAATATTTACAAGGGGTGGAAGAGGAGTTAG
- a CDS encoding O-antigen ligase family protein, translating to MTQLYKPRFAAPTAQQDKLVSGIWIRWQALTLAERVVCASIVLIPLWWLLGIYRYFATLLLLGVIAYDWQKYGEIRLKSPSIPVIALMTFGAYQVAKIITAYSVSGRDTFTTVFLLTFCPAIWLWYVQSNHIKIRLAVVTWACTVSAVQMVAFWALLQFVIPETVFIPPRLQNVYAFLTDQGEMEGFINNPNFLQPYANYGNSIGERRYNLFFIYPEFFAVFAGFIGLVALEIKNRLWSLLLLFGGVFLIVISGTRAVWVSFPILVISYYVLKNLTKLWGPPIICALIALISFTTLSLPPVTSTIANTFSQTTQSVSEARENSTDVRNAIYRQTWQDLLGNEDALIWGFPSSGSAIAVTGSNNNAVVGSHSFILGNLLYRNGIIGTTIFAVFWGSLFMWFYQTRAGRPLFCFCVLIFYTLLAPTTPIIYEMHVSGLLIVLCAALRSPKPKLPGVRKSCVSF from the coding sequence ATGACTCAGCTATATAAACCTAGATTTGCTGCCCCAACAGCGCAGCAAGACAAACTTGTTTCTGGTATCTGGATTCGCTGGCAAGCTTTAACGCTGGCAGAACGTGTTGTCTGTGCCAGCATTGTTTTGATTCCCTTGTGGTGGTTACTGGGAATTTACAGATACTTTGCTACCTTATTACTGCTGGGTGTTATTGCTTATGATTGGCAAAAATATGGCGAAATTCGCCTCAAAAGCCCATCTATACCTGTCATTGCCTTAATGACCTTTGGTGCTTATCAGGTAGCCAAAATTATCACGGCATACTCAGTTTCAGGAAGAGATACGTTCACCACCGTATTTCTACTCACTTTTTGTCCAGCAATCTGGTTATGGTATGTCCAAAGTAATCACATCAAAATTCGCTTAGCAGTAGTTACTTGGGCTTGCACAGTGAGCGCTGTTCAAATGGTGGCGTTCTGGGCTTTACTGCAATTTGTGATTCCAGAAACTGTCTTTATACCACCTCGCTTACAAAATGTTTATGCATTTCTCACTGACCAAGGAGAGATGGAGGGATTCATTAACAATCCCAATTTTTTACAACCTTATGCAAACTATGGCAACTCGATTGGTGAACGTCGTTATAACTTGTTTTTCATCTATCCTGAATTTTTCGCAGTATTTGCTGGCTTCATTGGTCTAGTTGCTTTAGAAATCAAAAATCGGCTTTGGTCGTTACTGCTTCTTTTCGGAGGTGTCTTCTTAATCGTTATTAGTGGAACACGAGCTGTTTGGGTTTCTTTTCCCATCCTGGTTATTTCGTATTACGTACTCAAGAACTTGACTAAACTGTGGGGACCACCAATCATTTGTGCTTTGATAGCTTTGATCAGCTTTACGACTCTCTCGCTTCCCCCAGTTACTAGCACGATCGCAAACACGTTTTCACAGACAACTCAGTCTGTCAGTGAAGCGCGGGAAAACTCTACAGATGTCCGTAACGCCATCTATCGTCAAACTTGGCAAGATCTTTTGGGTAACGAAGATGCACTTATTTGGGGATTTCCTTCTAGTGGAAGTGCAATCGCAGTGACTGGCAGTAACAATAATGCGGTTGTTGGTTCGCACAGCTTTATCTTGGGCAATCTACTGTACCGCAATGGAATCATTGGCACGACAATTTTTGCCGTCTTTTGGGGATCGCTGTTTATGTGGTTTTACCAAACCCGTGCTGGTAGACCGCTATTCTGTTTTTGCGTACTCATTTTTTACACGCTGCTTGCGCCCACAACTCCCATTATTTATGAAATGCACGTATCAGGGCTATTAATTGTGCTATGTGCTGCTCTACGTAGTCCAAAACCAAAGTTGCCAGGAGTACGTAAGTCATGCGTAAGCTTTTAG
- a CDS encoding Zn-dependent hydrolase: MTVALIPVVNGDRLNRNIAQLAEIGKLPGGGVSRVAFTPEDLLARQLVQSWMVEAGMTVRIDAAGNIIGTYAGKQEGVGALATGSHIDTVPVAGKFDGVLGVLAGIEVIHVLQENKIRLQHPLEVIVFTDEENSVLGCKAMAGTAVLDPECYRRNDGMPIETCLAQIGGDWSQLATAKRQPSDIAAFVELHVEQGGLLESTKDEVGVVIGIVGQYRHHVTVTGLPNHAGTTPMNMRKDALVAASQIVLAVNKLATETPGEQVATVGYFCVSPNAANIVPARVDLKIDLRDLSQIHLEDMVAQIKNQLGDIAAATQTEIDMTQMLHVLPTLAAPHIQEAIAQVCQQLGLSYTYLPSRAGHDAQEIGRFADMGMIFVPSHAGISHAEDEYTSPEQCTQGANVLLQTFLKLDEIY, translated from the coding sequence ATGACTGTTGCATTGATACCTGTTGTGAATGGCGATCGCTTGAATCGAAATATTGCGCAGTTAGCTGAAATTGGCAAATTACCAGGAGGCGGTGTGAGTCGTGTAGCGTTCACTCCAGAAGATTTGTTGGCACGACAACTCGTACAATCGTGGATGGTTGAAGCCGGAATGACGGTGCGAATTGATGCAGCAGGAAATATCATTGGTACTTATGCAGGTAAACAAGAAGGTGTAGGGGCGCTAGCTACAGGTTCGCACATTGATACTGTTCCGGTAGCAGGTAAATTTGATGGAGTTCTCGGAGTTTTGGCAGGAATTGAGGTGATACACGTATTGCAAGAAAACAAGATTCGCCTACAACACCCGCTTGAGGTGATAGTTTTTACCGATGAAGAAAATAGCGTTCTTGGCTGTAAAGCAATGGCGGGTACTGCAGTTCTCGATCCTGAATGCTACCGTCGTAACGATGGTATGCCAATTGAAACGTGTTTAGCACAAATTGGCGGTGATTGGTCACAACTTGCAACTGCGAAGCGCCAGCCTAGTGATATTGCTGCTTTTGTAGAATTACACGTTGAACAAGGTGGTCTTTTAGAAAGTACAAAAGATGAAGTTGGAGTTGTGATTGGCATTGTCGGACAGTACCGCCATCATGTCACTGTTACGGGGCTTCCTAATCATGCGGGAACTACCCCAATGAATATGCGTAAGGATGCTTTGGTAGCTGCATCACAAATTGTCTTAGCTGTCAACAAGTTAGCAACGGAAACACCAGGAGAACAGGTTGCAACTGTAGGTTATTTTTGTGTTTCTCCCAATGCGGCAAATATTGTCCCAGCGAGGGTAGATTTAAAAATTGACTTGCGCGATCTGTCCCAGATACATTTAGAGGATATGGTGGCGCAGATCAAAAATCAACTGGGAGACATTGCTGCTGCGACTCAGACAGAAATAGATATGACGCAGATGCTGCACGTATTACCGACATTAGCTGCACCTCATATTCAAGAAGCGATCGCTCAGGTTTGTCAGCAGTTAGGGTTAAGTTATACTTATTTACCAAGTCGCGCCGGACATGATGCCCAAGAAATTGGTCGATTTGCGGATATGGGGATGATTTTTGTGCCGAGTCACGCTGGTATTAGTCATGCCGAAGACGAATACACTTCGCCTGAACAATGTACTCAAGGGGCAAATGTGCTGTTGCAGACTTTCTTAAAACTTGATGAAATTTATTAA
- a CDS encoding glycosyltransferase translates to MKNIGIYRRVFPLKSEAFIKEQTRNLLRYQPTFITNTLVNEIPFQNISLSQNDFLGIKQSLFLLTRSPQLFQKSSLNKIDLIHAHFGPDGVYAMAVAEQLKIPFLVTFHGYDITISRKALWRKGKFLYYQLIFHEEELKRKAAAFIAVSQFIQGKLLEKKYPEEKVIQHYIGVDTTKFFPGKRAEERYILCVGRHTEKKGIDTLLRAFAQVADKHPDVSLIQVGMGTLTSELHALTKTLGLEDRVRFLGAQSHETVLDLMRGAEIFALASQTAKNGDCEGLPIVINEASACSIPVVSTKHSGIPEAILDGETGFLVSERDHLALAEKLDIILSDPALGEKMGRQGREFVCKKFDLCKQTLKLEAIYDSLAG, encoded by the coding sequence ATGAAAAACATTGGCATCTACCGGAGAGTATTTCCTCTCAAATCAGAAGCCTTTATTAAAGAACAAACACGGAACCTACTACGTTATCAACCTACTTTCATCACTAATACTCTCGTTAACGAAATCCCTTTTCAAAACATCTCTCTAAGTCAAAATGATTTTTTGGGAATTAAACAGAGTCTTTTTTTGTTAACGCGTTCTCCTCAATTGTTTCAAAAATCAAGTTTAAACAAAATTGATTTAATTCATGCTCATTTTGGCCCAGATGGTGTTTATGCAATGGCTGTAGCAGAGCAGCTCAAAATACCATTTCTAGTAACCTTTCATGGCTACGATATAACTATTTCCCGTAAAGCTCTATGGCGAAAAGGAAAATTTTTATATTACCAATTGATCTTTCATGAAGAAGAGCTAAAAAGAAAAGCAGCAGCGTTTATTGCCGTTTCTCAGTTTATTCAGGGTAAGCTCTTAGAAAAAAAATATCCAGAAGAAAAAGTTATTCAACACTACATTGGTGTAGATACAACTAAGTTTTTTCCTGGTAAAAGAGCAGAGGAGCGCTACATTCTCTGTGTAGGTAGACATACTGAGAAAAAAGGTATTGATACTTTATTACGTGCGTTTGCCCAAGTTGCCGATAAACACCCTGATGTTTCACTTATTCAAGTGGGGATGGGTACTCTGACTAGTGAATTACATGCACTAACAAAAACACTTGGGCTTGAAGATCGCGTACGTTTTCTGGGCGCTCAAAGTCACGAGACAGTTTTAGATTTAATGCGTGGTGCAGAAATTTTTGCCCTTGCTAGCCAAACAGCTAAGAACGGAGATTGCGAAGGTTTACCTATAGTAATTAATGAAGCTTCTGCCTGTAGTATACCAGTTGTTTCTACTAAACATAGTGGAATTCCTGAGGCAATTTTGGATGGTGAGACTGGCTTTTTAGTTTCAGAAAGAGATCATCTAGCATTAGCAGAAAAGCTTGACATCATTCTCTCAGATCCTGCTTTAGGAGAAAAAATGGGACGACAAGGTCGCGAGTTTGTTTGTAAAAAGTTTGATCTGTGCAAACAAACCCTCAAATTAGAAGCTATTTATGATTCACTTGCTGGGTAA
- a CDS encoding glycosyltransferase family 2 protein, whose product MTQTLQQQPTPSSIEKTPLVSVIINNYNYGRFLNQAIESVLNQTYQNWELIVVDDESTDNSRELIEAYQENLTAIFQKNAGQGEALNTGIAHAQGEIICFLDADDYFHQDKLMKVVAGFCEHPEWVQISHCWTSVNTDGLPIGQGSTILNQGNVRPLLLRWGRYAMGITSGLAYRRAALQKALPIPTRKAAAADTYLTVVVPFYGEVGCINEPLMFYRIHGNNKQARNDNLSYLIQEREDTANFINQASANVGLADRLNMRQDVDYRTLTALQQGNVPWTEKMEIIWLSLRESREIGRSAKDTLERLLRRSICTLFPSEGRAVLRLGLRGYLRFKLFGQ is encoded by the coding sequence ATGACTCAAACACTTCAACAACAGCCAACACCTTCTAGCATTGAAAAGACACCGCTAGTAAGTGTCATTATTAACAACTACAACTACGGTCGATTCTTAAATCAAGCCATTGAAAGTGTTTTAAACCAGACGTATCAAAACTGGGAATTGATCGTTGTTGATGATGAGTCAACAGATAATTCCCGTGAGCTTATAGAAGCTTACCAAGAGAACCTCACAGCTATCTTTCAAAAGAACGCTGGACAGGGAGAGGCATTAAATACTGGAATTGCTCATGCACAAGGAGAAATAATTTGTTTTCTCGATGCTGATGACTACTTTCATCAAGACAAACTGATGAAGGTTGTTGCAGGCTTTTGCGAACATCCAGAATGGGTTCAGATTTCTCACTGTTGGACGTCTGTAAATACTGACGGATTACCCATCGGTCAAGGTTCTACCATTCTCAACCAAGGAAATGTGCGCCCTTTGTTATTGCGATGGGGAAGATATGCAATGGGAATTACCTCTGGACTTGCATATCGCCGTGCTGCATTGCAAAAAGCACTACCAATTCCTACTCGAAAAGCAGCAGCAGCAGATACATATTTAACAGTAGTTGTTCCTTTTTATGGTGAAGTGGGCTGTATTAATGAACCGTTGATGTTTTATCGAATACACGGTAACAACAAGCAAGCTCGCAATGACAATTTGTCATATTTGATTCAAGAAAGAGAAGATACAGCCAATTTTATTAATCAGGCATCTGCAAACGTAGGGTTAGCTGACCGGTTGAATATGCGTCAGGATGTAGACTATCGCACGCTTACAGCACTACAGCAGGGAAATGTTCCTTGGACAGAAAAAATGGAGATTATTTGGCTTTCATTGCGAGAAAGCCGAGAGATTGGGCGGAGCGCTAAGGATACCCTAGAACGGTTGTTGCGGCGTAGCATTTGTACTCTATTTCCTTCTGAAGGTAGAGCAGTTCTACGTTTAGGACTGCGTGGCTACCTGCGTTTCAAGTTATTCGGTCAATAG
- a CDS encoding glycosyltransferase family 4 protein yields the protein MRKLLVVPVFHHALGGATVSLSLMLKGFQQCGALDQLCVLLRSNSLMEQYLRQAGHEACLHPIPEQDLSQFMKQALRWVNQQPPDWPLLLENCVARQLLPAMLQASPALRLSRRPVYLVFRDLADSPHRLGSLVRKVTLASLAPHAICNSQFTAQHIRRLIPSTRDVLYPPVDPEKFNAHRSVPPEELQPILNSGARIILTASRISKEDNINDKNLRSLPIVLAQLKAAGHHYHGVIIGQDTSSEQIRSRALLAQAEDLGVADRFTILPPALDIENYYRYADVVVTLAPREPFGRTVVEAIACGVPVIGSRSGGIGEILHNFAPHWTVDPYTPVAAAQAIISVVNAPDTPTVLAQGQQWVEANCSLVPYAQKIMEITGLQSTHSQEILAY from the coding sequence ATGCGTAAGCTTTTAGTTGTGCCAGTGTTTCATCATGCTTTAGGAGGAGCAACAGTTTCTCTATCTTTGATGCTCAAAGGATTTCAGCAGTGCGGTGCGCTTGATCAATTGTGTGTTCTGTTGAGATCTAATTCCTTGATGGAGCAGTATTTGCGTCAAGCAGGTCATGAAGCCTGTCTGCATCCCATTCCTGAACAGGATTTGAGTCAGTTTATGAAACAAGCACTGCGCTGGGTGAACCAACAACCTCCTGATTGGCCTTTGCTGTTAGAAAACTGTGTTGCTCGACAACTCTTGCCAGCGATGCTGCAAGCGTCACCTGCACTTCGATTGAGCCGTCGCCCTGTTTATCTTGTTTTTCGCGACCTTGCAGATTCACCACATCGATTAGGTAGCTTAGTCAGGAAAGTAACGCTGGCTAGTCTTGCTCCTCACGCAATTTGTAACTCCCAGTTTACTGCTCAACACATTAGGAGATTGATTCCTAGCACTCGTGATGTTCTCTATCCTCCAGTTGATCCTGAAAAGTTTAATGCTCATCGCAGTGTTCCTCCAGAAGAACTACAACCAATTCTGAACTCAGGTGCGCGGATTATTCTGACAGCTTCGCGGATTAGCAAAGAAGATAATATAAATGATAAAAATCTGCGATCACTTCCTATCGTTCTAGCCCAGTTGAAAGCTGCTGGTCATCACTACCACGGAGTCATTATTGGACAAGATACATCTTCTGAGCAAATTCGCAGCCGTGCATTACTCGCACAAGCTGAAGATTTAGGAGTTGCAGACCGCTTTACAATTCTACCGCCCGCGTTAGATATCGAGAACTACTATAGATATGCTGATGTTGTAGTTACTCTCGCTCCTAGAGAGCCTTTTGGACGAACTGTTGTTGAAGCGATCGCTTGTGGTGTCCCAGTTATTGGAAGCCGCAGTGGCGGTATTGGAGAGATTTTACATAATTTTGCTCCTCACTGGACAGTAGACCCGTACACCCCAGTGGCTGCAGCACAAGCCATTATAAGTGTTGTTAATGCCCCTGATACTCCTACTGTCCTTGCTCAAGGTCAACAATGGGTCGAAGCTAATTGTAGTCTTGTGCCCTATGCCCAGAAAATCATGGAAATTACAGGATTACAATCTACTCATTCTCAAGAAATACTTGCTTATTAA